Genomic segment of Syntrophales bacterium:
CTGTCGGGCAACGTGCTGCACCCGGAGCGCGGAGCCGCCGTCATCCTGGGGGCGGTCGTGACCTCGCTGGAACTCCTGCCCACGGAACCCCTGCCGACGGAGAAGAACTACTGCGACCGCTGCCGCCTCTGCATGGCCCTGTGTGCTTCCGGCATGATGGACCCGGAGGAGGAGGCGACGGTCACCCTGGGCGGCCATGAATTCAAGTACGCGAAGCGCCGCAATTACCTGCGCTGTGAATACGTTTGCGGGGGCTTCACGGGACTGCACCCCTCGGGCCGCTGGTCCACCTGGTCCCCCGGGCGGCTCCCCGTCCCGGAGAAGGACGAGGACTATCTCTCCGCCATCGTGACCGGCATGAAGAAGTACGGGCGCTGGCCCCGGATGGCCGGCGGCCATTATCACCTGCTGATGCGCGATCCCCTGTACCTGACCTGCGGCCACTGCCAGATCGCGTGCCATCCAGACAAGGAGGTGAGGAAGCGCCGTCACCGGATGGTCGTGGAGAGCGGCTGTGTCGTCCAGAATCCCGACGGATCCCTGGAGGCCATGGCGCCGGAGAAGGTCCGGGAGCGGCTCGCCGGGATGCCCGCGGAGGTCCGGTCCCTCTACGAATAGGGGGAGGGGGACGGCCGGGGCGGCCTTGCCGAAAGCGCAGGCTTGAGAAACATGGCTGATTGTGCCGTGTCCATCCGGATCCCGAACCCGGCTTTTTCATTGACACGTTCTGCGGTACTCCGGTAAGTACTAAATACTTTTACCGAGGAGGAACGCAGACATGTCGAAAATCAAAGCGCTTTTCGTAATCCTGCTCCTGGCACTCTTTGTCGCCTCGCCCGTCCGGGCCGCCCAGGATACGATCAGGATCGGCGCCGCCTTCGCCCTCTCCGGAAGCATCGCCGTCTATGGCGAGGGATTCCGGAAATGCGTGGACCTGGCGGTGGACGAGATCAACGCCAAGGGAGGAATCAAGGGCAAGAAGATCCAGATCGTCTACGAGGACAACAAGAGCACGCCCAAGGACTGCGTGACGGCCGTCCGGAAGCTCATCACCATCGACAGGGTCCCCGTCCTCTTCGGACCCGCCGGGAGCTCCAACTTCATGGCGGCGGCGCCGGTGGCCCAGCAGAGCAAGGCGGTCATGGTCTCCGCCCAGGGAACGGCCGAGAAGCTGACCCAGGCCGGACCGTTCATCTTCCGAATCATCCCGTCCAACGCGAAGCAGGGACAGCGGCTGGCCAAGCTGGCCTTCGACATGGGCTACAAGAAGCTGCCCGTCATGTACGTCAACAACGACTGGGGCCTGGACCTGAAGGACGGGTTCGTGGAGAGCTTCAAGCAGATGGGCGGCGTCGTGACGGACGTCATCCCCTTCGACGAGAAGAAAACGGACTACCGGACGGAGCTGCTCCGGGCCGGCAAGGGCAATCCCCCCGCCATCGTCAACCTGACCTACATCAACGAGGGGGCCGTCCAGTTCAAGCAGGCCTACGAGATGGGAATCAAGACACAGTGGCTCTGCGGTTCCGCTGCCCGGGCCCCGAAGATGGTGGAGCTGGCCGGCAAGGCCGCCGAGGGCATCATCGGGACCTATCCCTCCGTTCCCCAGGATACGAAGCAGTATCAGGCCTTCAAGAACGCCTACAAAAAGAAGTACGGCGACGACAAGATCCCCATCTTCGGCGACTACAACTATGACATGGTGTACCTCG
This window contains:
- a CDS encoding ABC transporter substrate-binding protein; the protein is MSKIKALFVILLLALFVASPVRAAQDTIRIGAAFALSGSIAVYGEGFRKCVDLAVDEINAKGGIKGKKIQIVYEDNKSTPKDCVTAVRKLITIDRVPVLFGPAGSSNFMAAAPVAQQSKAVMVSAQGTAEKLTQAGPFIFRIIPSNAKQGQRLAKLAFDMGYKKLPVMYVNNDWGLDLKDGFVESFKQMGGVVTDVIPFDEKKTDYRTELLRAGKGNPPAIVNLTYINEGAVQFKQAYEMGIKTQWLCGSAARAPKMVELAGKAAEGIIGTYPSVPQDTKQYQAFKNAYKKKYGDDKIPIFGDYNYDMVYLVAKAIEKGGYTADGIRRALPVVAKGYKGVTGDKTFDAKRGMLNADMGIWTVKDGKIVDYKK